GCGCTTTGCGCTGCACATGCGCTGTCGGGATCCAACCCGCCGTCATTGCCGCCCGTGCCGGGAATGAAGCCTCCGCCATCACCACCGGTACCATTGCCTCCTTGAGCGGTACTGTTACCGCTGCCTCCCTGAGCACTGCCATTGCCCTCGCCACCCGCTCCACCAGCGTTGGTGCTGGTATTGTTGCTCGGCGTTCCCGAACAACCCACGGCTGCCGCCGTCCCAGCTATCGACAGTGCCGCAAACACACCAAGAAAGTTTTTCAGCCTGCTCCTCATGTGGCTCCTCCGGACATGAAGGATCGGTCAAAAGGAGGCGTGTTGCAACAAGGACCAGAGCGGCGTGCGCTTATCTTTTCAAGTTACGTTCAGCGCCAAGCGCACATTTTCTGCGCGCCGATGAACAATCCTCGCCGACCTTCGTCCACCTTCGCCGCCAGAACCGACCCCCTGCATGGGGTTTCGGCGGCACCGCAGATCTGGTATTGCACATTGGACATCCGGGCGCGCATCGCCCCGAATGCCTTTGGATCCCGTTGGAGGAGACATGCGTACACGACGCCGTGGACTTTTCGGTAGAGCAGCGGCTTGGGCAACCCTCACCACCCTCGGCCCCCTGCTCGGAGCTTGCGCAAGCGCCCCGCCTTCTCCAACCAATGCCAACACCGCATCGCCCGCACCTGGCCCGGACAAACCTGCAACGGCCGAGGCGCCTCGCCCGGCGCCGCTCGAACCCACCAGCGCATCCGTTCCCACACGCAACCTGCTCGCATCCTTGCGCGAAGCGCCGCTCGCCACGAGCCCCACGGATTCCAGCATCAAAGGTGACCTCGCATCGCTGCCCGAAGGTGGCAAAGGCGATGTGCGGGAAAACTATCGCGCAGTCGCACCAGCGACGGTGATCATTCGAACGCCGACGGGCCTCGGTACCGGCGTCATCATCAATCACACCGGCTGGATCCTCACGAACAACCACGTCATCGAAGGCGGCGAACGCGAAGACTTCCGCATCAAGGTGTCGGTCGAGATGGGCAAACTCGACAAGTCCGGCGCCATGGAACGCTCGAACAAGCTCATCACGGCCTACGTGCACAAGGCCGATCCGGTGCGAGACCTCGCGATCATCAAGCTCGAAGGCACGCACAAAGACCTGCCGTTCATTCGTCCCGCGCCCGAAGATCCCGCTCCTGGTGAACCCGTTGCAAGTCTTGGTCATGCAGGTTCGGGGTTGGTCTGGGCCATCAAGGATGGCGAAGTCGCCGCCGTGGGCAAACTCTCGACGCATCTGTCGCAGCTCGTGGGACTCGAGTGCAGCACGAGCGAAGACAGCGCCGACAGCATGTGCAAGCGCAAGAAGCAGATGTTCGAGGGCCTCAAGAAGGTGCTCGACCATGACAAACCTCTGCAAGTCGTGCAGTCGACGTGTCCGAATTGGCCTGGAGACAGCGGCGGCCCGCTCGTGAATCGAGCCAACGCGCTCGTGGGGCTCAACAGCTTTGGTTACGGCAACCAAGAAAATCGATCGACCTTCCACGTACACATTTTCCGAAATCCGCGCATTTTTAGCGGAAATTCCCACGCAACCGGCCGACATCGTTCCCGATCCGTGGTTCGACGGCGGCGAAAACGCGACGATCGAAGACGCCGATCTCGACGGCCACTACGACGTGCTCCGCACCGAAGGCCGCGAAGGCATGGCGCGCTTTTTCGATCTCGATCAAAACTCGCTCGCGACCGCAACGGGCAAACCCGACGTCGCCACGCTCTATGGCAAACGATCGTTTGACGCCGAAGTAATTTTCTTGGCGCTGAACAATGCGAGCTACGCGTGGTACGACACCGACGACGATGGTCGATACGACGTGATGCTGCACGACGAAGGCAGCACGGGCCGCATGAGCCGCGGATATCGCGTCGGGAAAAACGGCAGACTCGGACGCGACGATTCGCTCGGCTCGGGTACGCCCATGATTCGCCCCGACCTCATGCCGAAGAAG
This window of the Polyangiaceae bacterium genome carries:
- a CDS encoding trypsin-like peptidase domain-containing protein → MRTRRRGLFGRAAAWATLTTLGPLLGACASAPPSPTNANTASPAPGPDKPATAEAPRPAPLEPTSASVPTRNLLASLREAPLATSPTDSSIKGDLASLPEGGKGDVRENYRAVAPATVIIRTPTGLGTGVIINHTGWILTNNHVIEGGEREDFRIKVSVEMGKLDKSGAMERSNKLITAYVHKADPVRDLAIIKLEGTHKDLPFIRPAPEDPAPGEPVASLGHAGSGLVWAIKDGEVAAVGKLSTHLSQLVGLECSTSEDSADSMCKRKKQMFEGLKKVLDHDKPLQVVQSTCPNWPGDSGGPLVNRANALVGLNSFGYGNQENRSTFHVHIFRNPRIFSGNSHATGRHRSRSVVRRRRKRDDRRRRSRRPLRRAPHRRPRRHGALFRSRSKLARDRNGQTRRRHALWQTIV